One genomic window of Geodermatophilus sp. DSM 44513 includes the following:
- a CDS encoding GtrA family protein — protein sequence MRSPRAELWARHRSFVLYQLIGVSGVLLDLVLFLALYNALGVHEQVATALSTSAGITNNFLLNSYLNFRKRDGMLRRFARFYTVGLLGMGLVAVLLLVFHSWLGVDANIVKVASMPVVAVLQFTVNKRWSFG from the coding sequence GTGCGGAGTCCGAGGGCTGAGCTCTGGGCGCGGCACCGGAGCTTCGTCCTCTACCAGCTGATCGGGGTCTCCGGCGTCCTGCTGGACCTCGTGCTGTTCCTGGCGCTGTACAACGCCCTGGGGGTGCACGAGCAGGTCGCCACCGCGCTGAGCACGTCGGCCGGGATCACCAACAACTTCCTGCTGAACAGCTACCTCAACTTCCGCAAGCGCGACGGCATGCTCCGCCGGTTCGCCCGCTTCTACACGGTGGGCCTGCTCGGGATGGGACTCGTGGCGGTGCTGCTCCTCGTCTTCCACTCGTGGCTGGGCGTCGACGCGAACATCGTCAAGGTCGCCTCCATGCCGGTCGTCGCGGTCCTGCAGTTCACGGTCAACAAGAGATGGAGCTTCGGATGA
- a CDS encoding NAD(P)/FAD-dependent oxidoreductase has protein sequence MKIGVIGAGATGLTAASDLVRDGHEVTVLEGADELGGLAGSLTVQGTPLERYYHHVFRTDRDVIGLVEELGLAEKLRFHKTTTGIYHDGVMHDFSTPADMLRFPPLSLLERIRFGASSAALKAIRRGERLGDRRALAWVRRWAGRRATEVIWEPLLIGKFGARAPEISMAWLWARVHFRTFELGYLDGGFDQVYTGLLRSVQEHGGKVEFGKRLASIAQPDPAGPVEVRTEDGARYEYDKVLVTVPQPAFAQATGAPADDVLHRNEYLGATCFVLECDRSVIPYYWLNVNDPASPFLAVVEHTRLVPPAEYGGRHVVYVGNYVPRDDWRFTTDPAELLEQYVPWLRRLNPDFDLSWVQDWHFSRAPFAQPVVTPEYRASIPPHETSMPGVVLATMSQVYPQDRGQNYAVAMARRVVQQYFR, from the coding sequence ATGAAGATCGGCGTCATCGGTGCCGGCGCGACGGGCCTGACCGCGGCCTCCGACCTGGTGCGCGACGGCCACGAGGTCACCGTCCTGGAGGGGGCCGACGAGCTCGGCGGCCTGGCCGGCTCGCTCACCGTGCAGGGCACCCCGCTGGAGCGGTACTACCACCACGTCTTCCGGACCGACCGGGACGTCATCGGGTTGGTCGAGGAGCTCGGGCTCGCCGAGAAGCTGCGCTTCCACAAGACCACGACCGGCATCTACCACGACGGTGTGATGCACGACTTCTCCACCCCCGCGGACATGCTGCGCTTCCCGCCGCTGAGCCTGCTGGAGCGGATCCGGTTCGGCGCCTCGTCGGCGGCGCTCAAGGCAATCCGCCGCGGCGAGCGGCTGGGCGACCGCCGGGCGCTGGCGTGGGTGCGCCGCTGGGCCGGTCGGCGGGCCACCGAGGTCATCTGGGAGCCGCTGCTCATCGGCAAGTTCGGCGCGCGGGCCCCGGAGATCTCGATGGCCTGGCTGTGGGCGCGGGTGCACTTCCGCACCTTCGAGCTCGGCTACCTCGACGGCGGCTTCGACCAGGTCTACACCGGGCTGCTGCGCTCGGTGCAGGAGCACGGGGGCAAGGTCGAGTTCGGCAAGCGGCTGGCGTCCATCGCCCAGCCCGACCCGGCCGGGCCGGTGGAGGTCCGCACCGAGGACGGCGCCCGCTACGAGTACGACAAGGTGCTGGTCACCGTCCCCCAGCCGGCCTTCGCCCAGGCGACCGGCGCGCCGGCGGACGACGTCCTGCACCGCAACGAGTACCTCGGCGCGACCTGCTTCGTGCTCGAGTGCGACCGCAGCGTCATCCCCTACTACTGGCTCAACGTCAACGACCCGGCGTCGCCGTTCCTCGCCGTCGTCGAGCACACCCGGCTGGTCCCGCCCGCGGAGTACGGCGGCCGGCACGTCGTCTACGTCGGCAACTACGTGCCGCGCGACGACTGGCGGTTCACCACCGACCCGGCCGAGCTGCTCGAGCAGTACGTGCCGTGGCTGCGCCGGCTCAACCCCGACTTCGACCTGTCGTGGGTGCAGGACTGGCACTTCTCCCGGGCGCCGTTCGCCCAGCCGGTGGTCACCCCCGAGTACCGGGCGTCCATCCCGCCACATGAGACGTCGATGCCCGGGGTCGTGCTGGCCACGATGTCGCAGGTGTACCCGCAGGACCGGGGGCAGAACTACGCGGTGGCCATGGCCCGCCGGGTGGTCCAGCAGTACTTCCGCTGA
- a CDS encoding methyltransferase domain-containing protein — protein MTPPLDLLVVLDQHPPAVGGLTAVARDVAEGLTGRGHRVRVVTSRHALRRGDRVVVSSDAGDVTGGAVAEEVRRVLAGDPRVRLLGVLPDEDVADLYASVDAGAPPSVDAVEAVGIEVEATAAGGPAPAGDLPGTPSGSGAATAGADYAARLVALAGAGWKQRLDVQRPYRWNLRRLGLGRVLDVGCGVGRNLAHLDGNAFGVDHNPTSVAIARERGLSACTPEEFAGGPHDRPGAFDSLLLAHVVEHVDHEVAVDLVRRYLPVLRPGGRVVFICPQERGWASDPTHVRFVDDADLAALSAELGLTVERSSSFPFPRPVGRLFPHNEFVVVARAGGAAAPWPGPS, from the coding sequence ATGACCCCGCCGCTGGACCTGCTGGTCGTGCTGGACCAGCACCCGCCCGCCGTCGGCGGGCTGACCGCCGTGGCCCGCGACGTCGCCGAGGGGCTGACCGGGCGCGGGCACCGGGTGCGGGTGGTCACCAGCCGGCACGCCCTGCGGCGCGGCGACCGGGTCGTGGTCAGCAGCGACGCCGGGGACGTGACCGGCGGGGCCGTGGCCGAGGAGGTCCGCCGGGTGCTGGCCGGCGACCCGCGCGTCCGGCTGCTCGGCGTCCTCCCCGACGAGGACGTCGCCGACCTGTACGCCTCCGTCGACGCCGGGGCGCCGCCGTCGGTGGACGCCGTCGAGGCCGTCGGCATCGAGGTCGAGGCGACGGCGGCCGGCGGACCCGCCCCGGCCGGCGACCTGCCCGGGACGCCCAGCGGGTCCGGGGCGGCCACGGCCGGTGCCGACTACGCCGCCCGGCTCGTCGCGCTCGCCGGGGCGGGCTGGAAGCAGCGGCTGGACGTGCAGCGCCCCTACCGGTGGAACCTGCGCCGGCTGGGGCTGGGCCGCGTGCTGGACGTCGGCTGCGGCGTGGGCCGGAACCTGGCGCACCTGGACGGCAACGCGTTCGGCGTGGACCACAACCCGACCTCGGTGGCCATCGCCCGCGAGCGGGGCCTGAGCGCCTGCACCCCCGAGGAGTTCGCCGGCGGCCCGCACGACCGTCCGGGCGCGTTCGACTCGCTGCTGCTGGCCCACGTCGTCGAGCACGTCGACCACGAGGTGGCCGTCGACCTGGTGCGCCGCTACCTGCCGGTGCTCCGGCCGGGCGGCCGGGTGGTGTTCATCTGCCCGCAGGAGCGGGGCTGGGCCTCCGACCCCACGCACGTGCGGTTCGTCGACGACGCCGACCTGGCCGCCCTGTCCGCCGAGCTCGGGCTCACCGTGGAGCGGTCGTCGTCCTTCCCGTTCCCCCGGCCGGTCGGCCGGCTGTTCCCCCACAACGAGTTCGTGGTCGTCGCCCGCGCAGGTGGCGCCGCGGCGCCGTGGCCCGGGCCCTCGTAG
- a CDS encoding DUF305 domain-containing protein: protein MTHTPARLPGLTGALLAGALLLTGCSGGAGHEGMAGMSGSTADSSAGAPADPSGTAAEADVAFAQGMLPHHEQAVEMARLAADRAADPRVQDLATRIETAQAPEIETLSGWLAAWGAEETGSTGTDHGSMGHGGDAGGMMSEEDVTALADASGADFDRAFLEMMLAHHRGAVQMAETEVADGQDADAVALAEEIRGSQTAEIAEMEQLLAELGG from the coding sequence GTGACGCACACCCCTGCACGACTCCCCGGCCTGACCGGCGCCCTGCTCGCCGGCGCCCTCCTCCTCACCGGCTGCTCCGGCGGCGCCGGGCACGAGGGCATGGCCGGGATGTCCGGCTCGACCGCCGACTCGTCGGCCGGCGCGCCGGCCGACCCCTCGGGCACGGCGGCCGAGGCCGACGTCGCCTTCGCCCAGGGCATGCTGCCCCACCACGAGCAGGCCGTGGAGATGGCCCGCCTGGCGGCCGACCGCGCCGCCGACCCCCGGGTCCAGGACCTGGCCACCCGCATCGAGACCGCCCAGGCACCGGAGATCGAGACGCTCTCCGGGTGGCTGGCGGCCTGGGGCGCCGAGGAGACCGGCTCGACCGGCACGGACCACGGGTCCATGGGCCACGGCGGCGACGCGGGCGGGATGATGTCCGAGGAGGACGTGACGGCCCTGGCCGACGCCTCGGGCGCGGACTTCGACCGCGCGTTCCTCGAGATGATGCTGGCCCACCACCGCGGCGCGGTGCAGATGGCCGAGACCGAGGTCGCCGACGGGCAGGACGCCGACGCGGTCGCGCTGGCCGAGGAGATCCGCGGCAGCCAGACGGCCGAGATCGCCGAGATGGAGCAGCTGCTGGCCGAGCTCGGCGGCTGA
- a CDS encoding F510_1955 family glycosylhydrolase: MPPSRPPSPSLRTVAAGVTALTVALAGCTGAGPAPDAAPAVATGSVLDLTHVHGAALDPGDGTLLLATHHGLLELGDGGPVAVGPVIDLMGFAVVGPDHYLASGHPGPQVDLPQPVGLIESTDGGRTWTPVSRQGRSDFHALTVSDAGVLGYDGSLVRSGDGRAWEQLPIGAEPHTLAAAPDGTSVLATTQEGLQRSTDGGASWTAVEGAPLLQVVTWAGGAAVGVDPAGTVWTSEDGASTWRRGAALGSPPQAVAATAGPDGLRVVVVTADGVVESGDGGRTTTAVPLG, translated from the coding sequence GTGCCCCCGTCCCGTCCTCCCTCCCCCTCGCTGCGCACGGTGGCCGCCGGCGTCACCGCCCTCACCGTCGCGCTGGCCGGCTGCACGGGCGCCGGGCCCGCACCGGACGCCGCTCCCGCGGTGGCCACCGGGTCGGTGCTGGACCTCACCCACGTGCACGGCGCCGCACTCGACCCCGGGGACGGCACGCTCCTGCTGGCCACCCACCACGGTCTCCTCGAGCTCGGCGACGGCGGGCCCGTCGCGGTGGGACCGGTCATCGACCTGATGGGCTTCGCCGTCGTCGGCCCCGACCACTACCTGGCCTCGGGCCACCCCGGTCCGCAGGTCGACCTCCCCCAGCCGGTCGGGCTCATCGAGTCCACCGACGGCGGGCGCACCTGGACGCCGGTGTCCCGGCAGGGACGGTCGGACTTCCACGCCCTGACCGTCAGCGACGCCGGGGTGCTCGGCTACGACGGTTCGCTGGTCCGCAGCGGCGACGGGCGGGCCTGGGAGCAGCTGCCGATCGGGGCCGAGCCGCACACGCTCGCCGCGGCACCGGACGGGACCTCCGTGCTGGCCACCACGCAGGAGGGCCTGCAGCGGTCGACCGACGGCGGCGCCTCCTGGACTGCCGTCGAGGGAGCGCCCCTGCTGCAGGTGGTCACCTGGGCCGGCGGCGCGGCGGTGGGCGTGGACCCGGCCGGCACCGTGTGGACCAGCGAGGACGGCGCCAGCACCTGGCGGCGGGGAGCGGCGCTCGGCTCCCCGCCGCAGGCCGTGGCCGCCACCGCCGGCCCCGACGGGCTGCGGGTCGTCGTCGTGACCGCCGACGGCGTGGTGGAGTCCGGCGACGGCGGGCGCACCACCACCGCGGTGCCCCTCGGCTGA
- a CDS encoding ArsR/SmtB family transcription factor: protein MTPADAGARGVAAAESGGAPVDEAAALSAAACLFRSLGDPTRLAIIRHLLLGEHRVVDLTAHLGLAQSSVSAALACLRDCGVATSRPQGRASLWSLAVPDQVLDVLAAAERLLAVTGDAVVLCPVTGGDGR, encoded by the coding sequence ATGACACCGGCGGACGCCGGAGCCAGGGGCGTCGCGGCCGCGGAGTCCGGTGGCGCGCCGGTCGACGAGGCCGCGGCTCTCTCGGCGGCCGCGTGCCTGTTCCGCAGCCTCGGGGACCCGACCCGGCTGGCGATCATCCGGCACCTGCTGCTCGGCGAGCACCGCGTGGTCGACCTGACCGCCCACCTCGGGCTGGCCCAGTCATCGGTGAGCGCCGCGCTGGCCTGCCTGCGGGACTGCGGGGTGGCCACCTCCCGGCCGCAGGGCCGGGCGTCCCTGTGGTCGCTGGCCGTCCCGGACCAGGTGCTCGACGTGCTGGCCGCTGCCGAGCGGCTGCTCGCGGTGACCGGGGATGCCGTCGTGCTCTGCCCGGTCACCGGCGGGGACGGCCGGTGA
- a CDS encoding cation diffusion facilitator family transporter, which translates to MTTAPTRPAPTAADRARLGRRARLLAGFSVAYNAVEAGIAITAGLVAGSVALVGFGLDSVIEVSSGLVVLWQFSARLPETRERRALRLMSVAFGLLAAYVGAESVRALVTGAQPDGSGVGIALTVASLLVMPVLSRAQRRTGRALGSAAVVADGTQTALCTALSAAVLTGLLLNAAFGWTWADPVAGLVVAAVAAREAVQAWRGEGCCAPVRPGGDGGDPPAGCGCAGTCCAPAAGAGCR; encoded by the coding sequence GTGACCACGGCACCCACCCGCCCGGCGCCGACCGCTGCGGACCGCGCCCGGCTGGGGCGCCGCGCGCGCCTGCTCGCCGGGTTCAGCGTGGCCTACAACGCCGTGGAGGCCGGGATCGCGATCACCGCGGGCCTGGTCGCCGGGTCGGTCGCGCTGGTCGGCTTCGGCCTGGACTCCGTCATCGAGGTCTCCAGCGGCCTCGTCGTCCTGTGGCAGTTCTCCGCCCGGCTGCCCGAGACCCGCGAGCGGCGGGCGCTGCGGCTGATGTCCGTGGCGTTCGGCCTGCTGGCGGCCTACGTGGGTGCGGAGTCGGTGCGGGCGCTGGTCACCGGTGCCCAGCCGGACGGCTCCGGGGTCGGCATCGCGCTGACGGTCGCCTCGCTGCTGGTCATGCCGGTCCTGTCCCGGGCGCAGCGGCGCACCGGCCGGGCGCTGGGCTCGGCCGCGGTGGTGGCCGACGGCACCCAGACCGCGCTGTGCACGGCGCTGAGCGCCGCGGTGCTGACCGGGCTGCTGCTCAACGCGGCGTTCGGCTGGACCTGGGCCGACCCGGTCGCCGGCCTGGTGGTCGCCGCCGTCGCCGCGCGCGAGGCGGTGCAGGCCTGGCGCGGCGAGGGCTGCTGCGCCCCGGTCCGGCCGGGTGGGGACGGAGGAGATCCGCCCGCCGGGTGCGGCTGCGCCGGCACCTGCTGCGCACCGGCGGCCGGGGCGGGCTGCCGGTGA
- a CDS encoding acyl-CoA dehydrogenase family protein, whose amino-acid sequence MGNNAAGLYALTEEHEAVREAVRDIAEREIAPYAAEVDADSRFPVEAQKALTAAGFHATHVPEAYGGEGADAIATCIVIEEVARVDASASLIPAVNKLGSMPVILAGSEELKQRVLRPVATGEAMISYGLSEREAGSDAAAMRTRARRDGDSWVLDGTKAWITNSGVSEWYTIMAVTDPTAGAKGISAFAVHRDDPGFAVGPKERKMGIKGSPTCELYLTGCTIPADRVIGEPGTGFTTALRTLDFTRPTIGAQAVGIAQGALDAAVAYVKERRQFGKAVSEFQGVQFMLADMEMRIEAARHLVYVAAAAGEQGRPDVSRVSASAKAFASDVAMQVTTDAVQLFGGAGYTQDFPVERMMRDAKITQIYEGTNQVQRMVIARSLLK is encoded by the coding sequence GTGGGTAACAACGCTGCCGGGCTGTACGCCCTCACCGAGGAGCACGAGGCCGTCCGCGAGGCGGTGCGGGACATCGCCGAACGCGAGATCGCCCCCTACGCCGCCGAGGTGGACGCCGACTCGCGCTTCCCGGTCGAGGCGCAGAAGGCCCTCACCGCGGCCGGCTTCCACGCCACCCACGTCCCGGAGGCCTACGGCGGCGAGGGTGCCGACGCCATCGCGACCTGCATCGTCATCGAGGAGGTCGCCCGGGTCGACGCCAGCGCCTCGCTGATCCCCGCGGTCAACAAGCTCGGCTCGATGCCGGTGATCCTGGCCGGGTCCGAGGAGCTCAAACAGCGGGTGCTGCGCCCGGTCGCCACCGGCGAGGCGATGATCAGCTACGGGCTGTCCGAGCGGGAGGCCGGCTCCGACGCCGCGGCCATGCGCACCCGCGCCCGCCGCGACGGCGACTCCTGGGTGCTCGACGGGACCAAGGCCTGGATCACCAACTCCGGCGTCTCGGAGTGGTACACGATCATGGCGGTCACCGACCCGACGGCGGGGGCCAAGGGCATCTCCGCGTTCGCCGTCCACCGGGACGACCCCGGCTTCGCGGTCGGCCCCAAGGAGCGCAAGATGGGCATCAAGGGGTCGCCCACCTGCGAGCTGTACCTCACCGGCTGCACCATCCCGGCCGACCGCGTCATCGGCGAGCCCGGCACCGGCTTCACCACCGCGCTGCGCACGCTGGACTTCACCCGGCCGACCATCGGCGCCCAGGCCGTCGGCATCGCCCAGGGCGCGCTGGACGCCGCCGTCGCCTACGTCAAGGAGCGCCGGCAGTTCGGCAAGGCGGTGAGCGAGTTCCAGGGCGTGCAGTTCATGCTCGCCGACATGGAGATGCGGATCGAGGCGGCCCGCCACCTGGTCTACGTCGCCGCGGCCGCCGGCGAGCAGGGCCGCCCCGACGTCAGCCGGGTCTCGGCCTCGGCCAAGGCCTTCGCCTCCGACGTCGCCATGCAGGTCACCACGGACGCCGTCCAGCTCTTCGGCGGGGCGGGCTACACGCAGGACTTCCCGGTCGAGCGGATGATGCGCGACGCCAAGATCACCCAGATCTACGAGGGCACCAACCAGGTGCAACGCATGGTGATCGCGAGGTCGCTCCTGAAGTAG
- the purE gene encoding 5-(carboxyamino)imidazole ribonucleotide mutase — MGSDSDWPVMEPAAAALAEFGVPYEAHVVSAHRTPRRMLEYAETAAGRGLRVIVAGAGGAAHLPGMVAAATPLPVIGVPRALDRLDGLDSLLSIVQMPAGVPVATVSIGGGRNAGLLAVRILAAGDPQLRAAVERFQADLAAQVAARDLTLQERLTADGEAGGIASTRG; from the coding sequence ATGGGCAGCGACTCCGACTGGCCGGTGATGGAGCCCGCGGCGGCCGCGCTGGCCGAGTTCGGCGTCCCGTACGAGGCGCACGTGGTCTCCGCGCACCGCACGCCGCGCCGGATGCTGGAGTACGCCGAGACGGCCGCCGGGCGCGGGCTGCGGGTGATCGTCGCCGGCGCCGGGGGCGCGGCCCACCTGCCCGGCATGGTCGCGGCGGCCACGCCGCTGCCGGTGATCGGCGTGCCGCGCGCGCTGGACCGCCTCGACGGGTTGGACAGCCTGCTGTCGATCGTGCAGATGCCCGCGGGGGTGCCGGTCGCGACGGTCTCCATCGGCGGGGGGCGCAACGCCGGGCTGCTCGCCGTCCGCATCCTCGCCGCGGGCGACCCGCAGCTGCGGGCCGCCGTCGAGCGGTTCCAGGCCGACCTCGCCGCCCAGGTCGCCGCGCGCGACCTCACCCTCCAGGAGCGCCTCACTGCCGACGGGGAGGCCGGCGGCATAGCATCTACCCGTGGGTAA
- a CDS encoding 5-(carboxyamino)imidazole ribonucleotide synthase, whose product MPARPDPRTGLPVVAMVGGGQLARMTHQAAVALGQSLRVLSTGPDESAALVAADVRLGDHRDLDALLALADGATVVTFDHEHVPTGHLRALEAAGHRVAPGPDALVHAQDKLVLRRALAAAGEPQPAWAPVSSAGEVTAFGDRHGWPVVLKTPRGGYDGKGVFVVDDAAAATELLERHGTLLAEERVPLVRELAAVVARSPFGQVAVWPVVETVQRDGVCVEVVAPAPGLDEEVATAAQELAVRVADRVGVVGVLAVELFQTADGVLVNELAMRPHNSGHWTIEGSRTSQFEQHLRAVLDYPLGTTTMTAPVVVMANVLGGAASAEGWTGPGLDERVHHLMAHWPDVKLHWYGKGQRPGRKLGHVTALGSDLAAVRARAAAAARYLADGEIDPAFAFDDPEH is encoded by the coding sequence GTGCCCGCCCGTCCCGACCCCCGCACCGGGCTGCCCGTCGTCGCCATGGTCGGGGGCGGCCAGCTCGCCCGGATGACCCACCAGGCCGCGGTCGCGCTGGGCCAGTCGCTGCGGGTGCTGTCCACCGGCCCGGACGAGTCCGCCGCCCTCGTGGCCGCCGACGTCCGCCTGGGCGACCACCGCGACCTCGACGCCCTGCTCGCGCTGGCCGACGGTGCCACCGTGGTCACCTTCGACCACGAGCACGTGCCCACCGGCCACCTGCGCGCCCTGGAGGCGGCCGGCCACCGGGTGGCGCCCGGCCCCGACGCGCTGGTGCACGCCCAGGACAAGCTGGTGCTGCGCCGCGCGCTGGCCGCGGCCGGGGAGCCGCAGCCGGCCTGGGCGCCGGTGTCCTCGGCCGGGGAGGTCACCGCCTTCGGCGACCGGCACGGCTGGCCGGTGGTGCTCAAGACCCCGCGCGGCGGCTACGACGGCAAGGGCGTCTTCGTGGTGGACGACGCGGCCGCGGCCACCGAGCTGCTGGAGCGGCACGGCACGCTGCTGGCCGAGGAGCGGGTGCCGCTGGTGCGCGAGCTGGCCGCCGTCGTCGCCCGCTCGCCGTTCGGGCAGGTCGCCGTGTGGCCGGTGGTGGAGACCGTGCAGCGCGACGGTGTCTGCGTCGAGGTGGTCGCGCCGGCGCCCGGGCTGGACGAGGAGGTCGCGACCGCCGCCCAGGAGCTCGCGGTGCGGGTGGCCGACCGGGTCGGCGTGGTCGGGGTGCTCGCCGTCGAGCTGTTCCAGACGGCGGACGGCGTCCTGGTCAACGAGCTGGCGATGCGGCCGCACAACTCCGGGCACTGGACCATCGAGGGCTCGCGGACCAGCCAGTTCGAGCAGCACCTGCGCGCCGTCCTGGACTACCCGCTGGGCACCACCACGATGACCGCGCCGGTCGTGGTGATGGCCAACGTGCTCGGCGGGGCGGCCTCCGCCGAGGGCTGGACCGGCCCCGGGCTCGACGAGCGGGTGCACCACCTCATGGCGCACTGGCCGGACGTGAAGCTGCACTGGTACGGCAAGGGCCAGCGCCCCGGCCGCAAGCTCGGCCACGTCACGGCGCTGGGCAGCGACCTGGCGGCGGTGCGCGCCCGCGCGGCCGCGGCCGCCCGCTACCTGGCCGACGGCGAGATCGACCCCGCGTTCGCCTTCGACGACCCCGAGCACTGA
- a CDS encoding GDSL-type esterase/lipase family protein, which translates to MTASGSCAAPTRRPLRAAALAVCLLVLLPSCGDGSATREEPADPAAQPTTPASPTASAPASASASAPASAPTSSSPAAEGSAAAEGTAAEPGGQDDGVRFAVVGDSITAGFAAVEGTTVRDRYSWIPFADTTGQLTFVGGYAVPGATTAVMREDLVTVDADVLVVMAGTNDVGTGEPWETIRDNLLAITAAAGTPVLLSAIPPYDQVAEEVVATNARLAELAAEQGWEFVDPWADLSVDGAWLPGTSEDGIHPVEEVVALVGQRLAAAIPGAAG; encoded by the coding sequence ATGACCGCGTCCGGATCCTGTGCGGCCCCGACCCGTCGCCCGCTCCGGGCGGCGGCCCTCGCGGTGTGCCTGCTCGTCCTCCTGCCGTCGTGCGGGGACGGGTCGGCCACCCGGGAGGAGCCGGCCGACCCGGCCGCGCAGCCCACCACACCGGCCTCCCCGACGGCCTCCGCACCGGCCTCCGCGTCGGCCTCCGCGCCGGCCTCCGCGCCGACCTCGTCCTCTCCGGCGGCCGAGGGGTCGGCTGCGGCCGAGGGGACCGCCGCGGAACCCGGCGGGCAGGACGACGGGGTCCGGTTCGCCGTGGTCGGCGACTCGATCACCGCGGGCTTCGCGGCGGTGGAGGGCACGACGGTGCGCGACCGGTACTCCTGGATCCCGTTCGCCGACACCACCGGGCAGCTGACCTTCGTCGGGGGCTACGCCGTCCCCGGTGCCACCACGGCGGTCATGCGGGAGGACCTGGTGACCGTGGACGCCGACGTGCTCGTGGTCATGGCCGGCACCAACGACGTCGGCACGGGTGAGCCCTGGGAGACCATCCGGGACAACCTGCTGGCGATCACCGCGGCCGCGGGGACGCCGGTGCTGCTCTCGGCCATCCCGCCCTACGACCAGGTGGCCGAGGAGGTGGTCGCGACCAACGCGCGGCTGGCCGAGCTCGCCGCCGAGCAGGGCTGGGAGTTCGTCGACCCGTGGGCCGACCTGTCCGTCGACGGCGCCTGGCTGCCCGGCACCAGCGAGGACGGCATCCACCCCGTCGAGGAGGTGGTGGCGCTGGTCGGGCAACGGCTGGCCGCCGCCATCCCCGGCGCCGCCGGCTGA
- a CDS encoding GtrA family protein yields MGLLEALGRRAGTTWRLLLKEVSAFGVVGGLTLTLDLGLFQVLYAQAGLGAVTAKLLATVVAMTVAYVGHRYWSFSHRTRTGVRREYLLFALVNGSTLLLGMAIVAFVRYPLDQSSALVLQAANAFSIGLGTVIRFLAYRRWVFPAKDAAPAAAAAVAGEVAVPDPATTGDRGR; encoded by the coding sequence GTGGGTCTACTGGAGGCGCTGGGGCGCCGCGCCGGCACGACGTGGCGGCTGCTCCTCAAGGAGGTCAGCGCGTTCGGCGTCGTGGGGGGCCTGACCCTGACCCTGGACCTCGGCCTGTTCCAGGTCCTCTACGCCCAGGCCGGCCTCGGGGCGGTCACGGCGAAGCTGCTGGCCACGGTGGTGGCGATGACCGTGGCCTACGTGGGTCACCGGTACTGGTCGTTCTCCCACCGGACCCGGACCGGGGTGCGCCGGGAGTACCTGCTGTTCGCCCTCGTGAACGGCTCCACGCTGCTGCTGGGGATGGCGATCGTGGCGTTCGTCCGCTACCCGCTGGACCAGTCCAGCGCGCTGGTCCTGCAGGCGGCCAACGCGTTCTCCATCGGGCTGGGGACGGTCATCCGGTTCCTGGCCTACCGCCGGTGGGTGTTCCCGGCCAAGGACGCCGCTCCTGCGGCGGCCGCCGCCGTGGCCGGCGAGGTCGCCGTCCCGGACCCGGCCACCACCGGCGACCGCGGACGCTGA